The genomic segment CCCTCCAAAACGTTTGGGTTCATTTCATTTTCTTGAAAGGATTTTTTATGAAAACTATCGGATTTATCGGCGTTGGTAAAATGGCAACTGCTATCATTTCTGGCATTGACAAAACAAAATTTAACATTCTCATCTCAGGACGTGATTTGACAAAAACAGAAGAACAAGCGCGCAGTCTAAAAGTTAGTTCTGCCGCAAGCCACACTGAACTTGTCAAAAATTCAGACCTTGTCATTCTTTCCGTCAAACCTCAGGTCCTTCCGTCAGTAATGACAGGACTTGTCAGTACGCTGACAAGAGATAAAACTCTAATCTCTATTGCAGCTGGTTTGACTTTAGCTGATTTAAAACACCTCTCTCAATCTGAAAATCAGCCGATTATCCGTATTATGCCAAACATTAACGCTCAAATTGGAAAGTCAACCTCCGCCATTGTTAAAAATGAATTCGTAAATGATGAGGACTATGCTGTAGCTCGGTCAATTTTTGAATCTGTTGGTACCGTTCACGAAGTCGCAGAGAAAGACTTTTCGACTTTCACTGCACTAGCAGGGTCAAGTCCAGCTTATATTTATATGTTCATTGATGCTTTGAGTCGAGCAGGTGTCTTACATGGTATTCCTAAAGAAACCGCCACAAAAATCGTTGCAGAAACTGTCCAAGCCTCCGCTGAAATGATTTTACAAAGTGGTGAAAATCCTTGGAGTCTTGTTGATAAAGTTTCAAGTCCAGCAGGTACAACTGTAGCTGGCGTTGTCAGTCTTGAGCAAAATCGTTTTGTTGGGAATGTCATCGATGCAATTACCGCAACCATTGAGCGCGAAAAACAATTAAACTAAACTAAAAGTTACTGACAGAAAGTTGTCAGTAACTTTTTTGATTCATTTGTAAATTCTATCTACAAGCGGCTAAAGTCATGACAGTTACTATACTAGTAGTACTTTAACTCTGTTAGATGTTACCCCTCTTTAAGTTGTGAAAAAAAGATTGCAAAAAACTATCTCACAACGATTAAAAAAGCCCTACGTTTCTCATTCACAACCTTGATGTTCTGTATCAAGCGCAAGATACGCACTTTAACTTTTAAACAGAGCATTTAAAAATCAAATAATATTAGGCCTCAACCTCAACTCATTATTACTTTTATGGCAAATTATCCACAAGATTTTCCAGAAACAGAAAAAGGACTTCCTGCTGCGCAAGAAGCCCTATACAAAGAAAATTTTTCGTACTGCAAAACAGTAACAAAAATTCTTTTTAACGACGAAGTCCCAATGAAGCGATAAGTTCACGGTAACGTTGAACATCTTTTTCACGAAGGTAACCAAGAAGATTACGACGATGACCAATTTTTTTCATCAAACCACGATAAGTTGCGTGGTCTTTTTTATGAGTTTTGATGTGGTCGTTAAGGTGGTTGATTTCCCAAGTCAATACAGCGATTTGTACTTCTGGTGAACCAGTATCGCCTTCTTTACGAGCGTATTGAGTGATGATTTCTTGTTTTTTTTCTTTTGAAATTGCCATGAGTTTTTCTCCTTTAAATTTATTGCCCAATCCGAGTGACAGCTTGGCAAGCATGAAACCAAGAGCGGGTTGTAAAAAACTACTCTCCTATCATACACTTTTTCAACTTTTTTTACAAGTGAGACTACAAAAAAAACCTGTCAGTTGACAGGTTTTTAATTACTGGATGAGGACTCCGTAGTAGAATTTTTTGGAGCTTCTTGCTGATTACCATTTGATGAATCATTCCCATCGGCTGAAGACGAACTTGAATCTTTTGCCGATTCCGATGTACTAGATGAACTTTCACTTGTTGTTGATACGCTTGAAGCCGGTTGATAAGGGCCTAAATAAGTTAGCGTAATTTGTTGTGTTGCAATATTGAAAGACTCACCTGCGTCAAGATTTGAAGCATAAACGTAGTTCTCACCATTAGCATAATCCGTGTTTGGCTGTTGATCCAAAATAATGTTTCCTTCTGGTACACCCATCGAAATCAAATCTGCCTTCACTTGTTTCCAAGTCCTGTTTTTAAACTCAGGCATTGTTCCTTGCTCACCTTCTGAAACTTCAAACTCAATCTGCTTATTACCATCGAGATTGAAATAATCCCCTTTTGCAGGCGTTTGTTTCAAAATTGTTCCTGCTGGTTGAGAACTCTGAACATTCTTAGAAACCACTTGACTCTCTGACACATTATAATTAATCATCAAATCATCTAAAGCATCTTGATATTGTTTCCCAACATAATTCTTCATCTTGAAGGAATTTCCGCCTTCTGAAACATAGATATTAATTTTACTATTTGTTCGTACTAACGTTTTTGCCATAGGGTCTGTCCGAGTAACTTTATCTTGAGCAATGGAAGAGCTGGACTCATGTCGAACTGTTCCAACTTTAAGTTTAGCACTCTTTATTTTTGCTTCTGCCTCTTTTAAGGTCATATTTTTTACATCAGGTACTCTCACATTCTCAGGAGTCAAAGCAACCCACGCAGCAGCGGAACCACCAATGACCAACAATAAAATGATAATCGTTGCAATGATTCCTTTTTTAGATTTCTTTTTCTTTGCAGCCGCCGCTTCCTCGATATTTTTCTCAGAATCTTCACCCTCTTTTTTGTCAATTAAAGGCTTTGTGTCATAAGGATTTATCAAGTTTGCTGGCATAATCTTCGTTGCATCTTTGTCTTTACTAAAGACAAGTTTTGGCTCCCCACGTCGGTCTAAACTTGTAGACGTAGCCAAGTCATTCATCATTTCCTCAACATTCGCATATCGGTCAGAAATGTCCTTTGCAGTCGCACGAATAACAACATTTTCAAGAGCTTGAGGAACATTTTGATTGAGATTAATGATGCTTGGAATATTCTCTTGGAAATGTTTCAGCGCAATAGCAACAGCAGAGTCTCCATCAAATGGAATTTGCCCTGTCAACAGCTCAAATAAGATAATCCCAATCGCATAAATATCTGATTGAACCGTTGCATTTGAACCACGCGCCTGCTCTGGTGATAAATAATGAACCGAACCAAACATGGTATTGGTCTGTGTCAATGATGTTTCTGATAAAGCTTTGGCAATCCCAAAGTCTGTGACTTTGACTGTCCCATTGTGTGAAACCAATACATTTTGAGGTTTCAAGTCACGATGGATAATACCATGTGAGTGTGCCATTTCCATCGCTGACAAAATTTCTGTAGTGATTTCAATCGCTTCTTCGTTTGATAATGGTGCGTGTTCATTGATATATTGTTTAAGTGTCAGACCATCAACAAATTCCATAACGATATATTGTTGATTTTCAAATTCACCGACATCAGAAATTCCGACAATATTAGGGTGAGAAAGTTCAGCCATCGCAAAGGCTTCACGTTGAAATCGAGCAATAGCAATATCGTCATTTTCAAAATTGGAACGTAAAACTTTTATGGCTACCTTACGGTTATCAAGAAAAGTATCCTCTCCTTGATACACGTTGGCCATACC from the Lactococcus allomyrinae genome contains:
- the proC gene encoding pyrroline-5-carboxylate reductase; translation: MKTIGFIGVGKMATAIISGIDKTKFNILISGRDLTKTEEQARSLKVSSAASHTELVKNSDLVILSVKPQVLPSVMTGLVSTLTRDKTLISIAAGLTLADLKHLSQSENQPIIRIMPNINAQIGKSTSAIVKNEFVNDEDYAVARSIFESVGTVHEVAEKDFSTFTALAGSSPAYIYMFIDALSRAGVLHGIPKETATKIVAETVQASAEMILQSGENPWSLVDKVSSPAGTTVAGVVSLEQNRFVGNVIDAITATIEREKQLN
- the rpsO gene encoding 30S ribosomal protein S15, whose product is MAISKEKKQEIITQYARKEGDTGSPEVQIAVLTWEINHLNDHIKTHKKDHATYRGLMKKIGHRRNLLGYLREKDVQRYRELIASLGLRR
- the pknB gene encoding Stk1 family PASTA domain-containing Ser/Thr kinase, which translates into the protein MIQIGKIFADRYRIIKEIGRGGMANVYQGEDTFLDNRKVAIKVLRSNFENDDIAIARFQREAFAMAELSHPNIVGISDVGEFENQQYIVMEFVDGLTLKQYINEHAPLSNEEAIEITTEILSAMEMAHSHGIIHRDLKPQNVLVSHNGTVKVTDFGIAKALSETSLTQTNTMFGSVHYLSPEQARGSNATVQSDIYAIGIILFELLTGQIPFDGDSAVAIALKHFQENIPSIINLNQNVPQALENVVIRATAKDISDRYANVEEMMNDLATSTSLDRRGEPKLVFSKDKDATKIMPANLINPYDTKPLIDKKEGEDSEKNIEEAAAAKKKKSKKGIIATIIILLLVIGGSAAAWVALTPENVRVPDVKNMTLKEAEAKIKSAKLKVGTVRHESSSSIAQDKVTRTDPMAKTLVRTNSKINIYVSEGGNSFKMKNYVGKQYQDALDDLMINYNVSESQVVSKNVQSSQPAGTILKQTPAKGDYFNLDGNKQIEFEVSEGEQGTMPEFKNRTWKQVKADLISMGVPEGNIILDQQPNTDYANGENYVYASNLDAGESFNIATQQITLTYLGPYQPASSVSTTSESSSSTSESAKDSSSSSADGNDSSNGNQQEAPKNSTTESSSSN